From one Musa acuminata AAA Group cultivar baxijiao chromosome BXJ2-6, Cavendish_Baxijiao_AAA, whole genome shotgun sequence genomic stretch:
- the LOC103986573 gene encoding probable pyruvate, phosphate dikinase regulatory protein, chloroplastic isoform X2: protein MLQSSLPPAPLFLPRHSSSSSSPATWSPRHNSKRRSPRSCLVQEEPDRAVEPEREPAPRRVSTQLNRWSRARSIRSGRRIDWPALRKKTAPPPSPAPPPSSPPSEAGVRPAVAGEGTEGDGEDDESELMEGKAIYMVSDGTGWTAEHSVNAALGQFEHCLVDRVCPVNTHLFSGVEDMDRLMEIIKQAAKEGALVLYTLADPDMAEYAKDACKVWGVPSADILRPITEAIATHLDVAPSGLPRGAAGRSAPLSAEYFKRIEAIDFTIKQDDGAKPQNLDRAHIVLVGVSRTGKTPLSIYLAQKGYKVANVPIVMGVDLPKTLFEINQEKIFGLTINPVILQTIRKARAKSLGFGSETRSNYSEMDHVRAELEYANKIFTQNPTWPVIEVTGKAIEETAAVVVRMYHDRRQKCLMPRISKRY, encoded by the exons ATGTTGCAGTCGAGTCTTCCTCCCGCTCCCTTGTTCCTGCCGCgtcactcctcctcctcctcctcccccgccaCATGGAGTCCCCGGCATAACTCCAAGAGGAGATCCCCCCGTTCCTGTCTCGTTCAAGAGGAGCCGGACCGGGCAGTTGAACCAGAGAGGGAGCCAGCGCCTCGGCGAGTGAGCACCCAGCTAAATCGGTGGTCGCGGGCCCGGTCCATCCGCTCGGGCCGGCGGATCGACTGGCCGGCCTTGCGGAAGAAGACCGCGCCCCCACCCTCGCCGGCGCCGCCGCCCTCGTCTCCTCCCTCCGAGGCGGGCGTCCGGCCAGCCGTGGCGGGGGAGGGAACAGAGGGCGATGGCGAGGACGACGAGAGCGAACTGATGGAGGGGAAGGCTATCTACATGGTGTCGGATGGCACGGGGTGGACGGCGGAGCATTCCGTCAACGCGGCCCTGGGCCAATTCGAGCACTGCCTGGTCGACCGCGTCTGCCCCGTCAATACGCACCTCTTTTCTGGG GTTGAAGATATGGATAGACTGATGGAGATTATAAAGCAAGCTGCCAAAGAAGGTGCTTTggtcctttatacccttgctgatCCTGACATGGCAGAATATGCAAAGGATGCCTGCAAAGTCTGGGGTGTCCCATCGGCCGATATACTTCGACCCATAACTGAGGCCATTGCTACCCATCTTGATGTTGCTCCTTCTGGGTTACCTCGAGGTGCTGCAGGCAGAAGTGCTCCGCTTAGTGCAGAATACTTCAAACGTATTGAGGCTATAGATTTCACTATCAAACAAGATGATGGAGCTAAGCCGCAAAACCTTGATCGTGCCCATATTGTCCTTGTCGGTGTTTCGCGCACTGGGAAGACACCCTTGTCCATATATCTAGCTCAAAAGGGATATAAGGTGGCAAATGTGCCGATAGTTATGGGTGTGGACTTGCCGAAGACCCTCTTTGAAATAAATCAAGAGAAGATCTTTGGATTAACAATCAATCCAGTTATTCTGCAGACCATTAGAAAGGCAAGGGCCAAAAGTCTTGGTTTTGGCAGTGAAACGAGAAGCAATTATTCGGAGATGGACCATGTGAGGGCGGAGTTGGAGTATGCCAATAAAATCTTCACACAGAACCCGACTTGGCCGGTGATCG AGGTCACTGGGAAAGCAATCGAAGAAACTGCAGCTGTTGTAGTCAGAATGTACCATGACAGAAGACAAAAATGTTTGATGCCACGCATTTCCAAACGGTACTAG
- the LOC103986573 gene encoding probable pyruvate, phosphate dikinase regulatory protein, chloroplastic isoform X1, producing the protein MLQSSLPPAPLFLPRHSSSSSSPATWSPRHNSKRRSPRSCLVQEEPDRAVEPEREPAPRRVSTQLNRWSRARSIRSGRRIDWPALRKKTAPPPSPAPPPSSPPSEAGVRPAVAGEGTEGDGEDDESELMEGKAIYMVSDGTGWTAEHSVNAALGQFEHCLVDRVCPVNTHLFSGVEDMDRLMEIIKQAAKEGALVLYTLADPDMAEYAKDACKVWGVPSADILRPITEAIATHLDVAPSGLPRGAAGRSAPLSAEYFKRIEAIDFTIKQDDGAKPQNLDRAHIVLVGVSRTGKTPLSIYLAQKGYKVANVPIVMGVDLPKTLFEINQEKIFGLTINPVILQTIRKARAKSLGFGSETRSNYSEMDHVRAELEYANKIFTQNPTWPVIEVTGKAIEETAAVVVRMYHDRRQKCLMPRISKRFVVFSGNMR; encoded by the exons ATGTTGCAGTCGAGTCTTCCTCCCGCTCCCTTGTTCCTGCCGCgtcactcctcctcctcctcctcccccgccaCATGGAGTCCCCGGCATAACTCCAAGAGGAGATCCCCCCGTTCCTGTCTCGTTCAAGAGGAGCCGGACCGGGCAGTTGAACCAGAGAGGGAGCCAGCGCCTCGGCGAGTGAGCACCCAGCTAAATCGGTGGTCGCGGGCCCGGTCCATCCGCTCGGGCCGGCGGATCGACTGGCCGGCCTTGCGGAAGAAGACCGCGCCCCCACCCTCGCCGGCGCCGCCGCCCTCGTCTCCTCCCTCCGAGGCGGGCGTCCGGCCAGCCGTGGCGGGGGAGGGAACAGAGGGCGATGGCGAGGACGACGAGAGCGAACTGATGGAGGGGAAGGCTATCTACATGGTGTCGGATGGCACGGGGTGGACGGCGGAGCATTCCGTCAACGCGGCCCTGGGCCAATTCGAGCACTGCCTGGTCGACCGCGTCTGCCCCGTCAATACGCACCTCTTTTCTGGG GTTGAAGATATGGATAGACTGATGGAGATTATAAAGCAAGCTGCCAAAGAAGGTGCTTTggtcctttatacccttgctgatCCTGACATGGCAGAATATGCAAAGGATGCCTGCAAAGTCTGGGGTGTCCCATCGGCCGATATACTTCGACCCATAACTGAGGCCATTGCTACCCATCTTGATGTTGCTCCTTCTGGGTTACCTCGAGGTGCTGCAGGCAGAAGTGCTCCGCTTAGTGCAGAATACTTCAAACGTATTGAGGCTATAGATTTCACTATCAAACAAGATGATGGAGCTAAGCCGCAAAACCTTGATCGTGCCCATATTGTCCTTGTCGGTGTTTCGCGCACTGGGAAGACACCCTTGTCCATATATCTAGCTCAAAAGGGATATAAGGTGGCAAATGTGCCGATAGTTATGGGTGTGGACTTGCCGAAGACCCTCTTTGAAATAAATCAAGAGAAGATCTTTGGATTAACAATCAATCCAGTTATTCTGCAGACCATTAGAAAGGCAAGGGCCAAAAGTCTTGGTTTTGGCAGTGAAACGAGAAGCAATTATTCGGAGATGGACCATGTGAGGGCGGAGTTGGAGTATGCCAATAAAATCTTCACACAGAACCCGACTTGGCCGGTGATCG AGGTCACTGGGAAAGCAATCGAAGAAACTGCAGCTGTTGTAGTCAGAATGTACCATGACAGAAGACAAAAATGTTTGATGCCACGCATTTCCAAACG GTTTGTTGTGTTCTCGGGAAACATGAGATGA
- the LOC135586127 gene encoding uncharacterized protein LOC135586127 has translation MESASTQKPDFDPSRAVPRDSPSKEEQKVQVPAMADDDDDNKRKIVVKSDDSFVALDIAELVAATDQWDPTASPRVPKLVMKSLSRNGSQRSGGGGGGAAVSAIGGPSGRDKPPASAHVAVEGEAARGRCRRAAGCRRPSLWRDPRRVLFVFASLSCMGTLILLYFTLSMGSMTTTGDADSR, from the exons ATGGAGAGCGCAAGCACGCAGAAACCG GATTTTGATCCATCACGAGCAGTTCCTAGAGATTCCCCATCGAAAGAGGAGCAGAAGGTGCAAGTTCCGGCGATGGCCGATGACGATGATGACAACAAGAGGAAGATCGTAGTGAAGTCCGATGACAGCTTCGTGGCTCTCGACATCGCAGAACTCGTCGCTGCAACCGATCAGTGGGATCCTACTGCGAGTCCACGAGTCCCG AAGCTTGTGATGAAGAGCCTCTCAAGAAACGGATCGCAGCgaagcggtggcggcggcggaggtgCAGCCGTCTCCGCCATAG GTGGGCCCAGCGGAAGGGATAAGCCGCCTGCGTCGGCACACGTGGCCGTCGAAGGGGAAGCCGCCAGAGGCAGGTGCAGGCGAGCGGCCGGCTGCCGGCGTCCGTCGCTCTGGCGCGACCCCAGAAGAGTCCTATTCGTCTTCGCCTCCTT GTCGTGCATGGGAACACTGATACTGCTCTATTTCACGCTCTCCATGGGCAGCATGACGACCACCGGCGATGCCGATTCCAGATGA